From one Flavobacterium sp. N502536 genomic stretch:
- a CDS encoding DegT/DnrJ/EryC1/StrS family aminotransferase, with protein sequence MINVTKAFLPPLPEYTKQIQRAWDNEWLTNRGELVLELEEKLKEYLDISNIIITNNGTVPLQIALKLLGNKGEIITTPFSYVATTASIVWENCTPVFVDIHPEYLTIDETKIEEAITSKTTAILATHVFGNPCNVIAIEAIAKKYNLKVIYDAAHCFGMQFNNKSIFNYGDISTCSFHATKLFHTGEGGAMFANDLDLRHKLFYSHNFGHNGPLAFHGLGINGKISELQAAMGLAVFPYMDQIIRERKNLVHFYNDNLDFSKVYSIKIRENTDWNYSYYPLIFENEEQLLKTQKVLNENEIFPRRYFYPSLNTIEYVNSAKMPVSESVASRIMCLPLYVGLQLAELEKIISIINTSLC encoded by the coding sequence ATGATAAACGTAACCAAAGCTTTTCTACCCCCCTTACCCGAATATACAAAACAAATTCAGCGCGCCTGGGATAATGAATGGTTAACCAATAGAGGTGAACTCGTGTTGGAACTTGAAGAAAAATTGAAAGAGTATCTGGATATTTCAAATATTATAATTACTAACAATGGAACAGTACCCCTGCAAATTGCTTTGAAGTTGTTAGGAAATAAAGGTGAAATTATAACCACACCATTTAGTTATGTAGCAACAACGGCATCAATAGTTTGGGAAAATTGTACACCAGTTTTTGTAGATATTCATCCAGAATATTTAACCATAGATGAAACGAAGATAGAGGAGGCTATTACGTCAAAAACGACGGCAATATTAGCGACTCATGTTTTTGGTAATCCATGCAATGTTATCGCTATTGAAGCTATTGCAAAAAAGTATAATTTGAAGGTTATTTATGATGCGGCACATTGTTTTGGTATGCAGTTTAATAACAAGTCTATTTTTAATTATGGAGATATTAGTACTTGTAGCTTTCATGCTACCAAGTTATTTCATACAGGAGAAGGTGGGGCTATGTTTGCTAATGATTTAGATTTAAGGCATAAATTATTTTATTCTCATAATTTTGGACATAATGGACCATTAGCGTTTCATGGTTTAGGAATCAATGGTAAAATATCGGAACTGCAGGCTGCTATGGGATTGGCCGTTTTTCCTTATATGGATCAAATAATTAGAGAGAGAAAAAATCTAGTCCATTTTTATAACGATAATCTGGATTTTAGTAAAGTATATTCTATTAAGATTAGAGAGAATACAGATTGGAATTATAGTTATTATCCTTTAATTTTTGAGAATGAAGAACAACTACTTAAGACTCAAAAAGTCTTAAATGAAAATGAAATTTTTCCACGACGATATTTTTACCCATCTTTAAATACTATTGAGTATGTTAATAGTGCTAAAATGCCTGTTTCTGAAAGTGTAGCGTCTCGTATAATGTGTTTACCATTGTATGTAGGTCTACAATTAGCGGAGTTAGAAAAAATTATTTCAATTATTAATACCAGTTTATGTTAA
- a CDS encoding NeuD/PglB/VioB family sugar acetyltransferase — protein MLIIGAKGFAKEVLEVVHQLNQTDNLAFYDDVNDDINGFLFNKFPVLKTLHDAATYFTTIDNRFTIGIGNPVLRKQLYDKFTALGGVFTSTISPLAVIGNFGNEIGVGSNIMTGTVITADVIVKKGSLINLNCTIGHDCIIGEFVELSPGVNISGNCVLGDYTVLGTNATVLPKVRIGKNVVVGAGAVVTKDVPDNCLIVGIPGKIIKELEELRF, from the coding sequence ATGTTAATTATAGGAGCTAAAGGTTTTGCAAAAGAAGTTCTGGAAGTAGTACATCAATTAAATCAAACGGATAACTTGGCGTTTTATGATGATGTGAATGATGATATAAATGGATTTTTATTTAATAAATTTCCCGTTTTAAAAACTCTTCACGATGCAGCTACATATTTTACGACCATAGATAACAGGTTTACAATAGGAATTGGTAATCCAGTATTAAGAAAACAGCTTTATGATAAATTTACGGCGTTAGGTGGTGTTTTTACTTCTACAATCAGTCCACTTGCTGTTATTGGTAATTTTGGTAATGAAATTGGAGTAGGGTCCAACATCATGACCGGAACGGTAATCACAGCTGATGTTATTGTTAAAAAAGGTTCTTTAATAAATTTAAATTGTACAATCGGCCATGATTGTATTATAGGTGAATTTGTAGAATTATCCCCAGGAGTGAATATATCCGGAAATTGTGTCCTTGGTGACTATACTGTTTTAGGAACTAATGCAACTGTTTTACCTAAAGTCAGAATAGGTAAAAATGTCGTTGTTGGCGCAGGTGCTGTTGTTACTAAAGACGTTCCTGACAATTGTCTAATTGTTGGAATACCAGGTAAAATTATTAAAGAACTAGAGGAATTACGATTTTAA
- a CDS encoding glycosyltransferase family 4 protein: MDIIQIIKNKVQNVFSIARSFCSDDYMFYKGLKNTDLLIFDDIFPHPISGFRYEEFTVLLKHFKKSKIIVEPTSYAIVNTPIENHQKHISEFILQNVSLKKKIVRKKKLVNINTNLFYCVFLNNIYKNLWWLEKYKIPFAFTLYPGGGFQLDNTISDEKLKKVLESPLFRKVITTQKITQNYLIEKNFCSSQKIEFIFGGVVPQISLNKDLTNKKTYLVNKLTFDICFCAAKYSPKGEDKGYDVFIEFAKTIVDKYDFINFHIIGGFDENDIDVSKLKGKIKFYGYQNFETLGVIYQNMDVLISPNKAFVLSKGAFDGFPLGTVVEAALNGVTVLITDELKQNSTFIPNVDLILIDSNSDSIRNHIIDLIENPEKLYSISQNGQQKFLKVYSNEIQMKPRISLLQNEIAQK; the protein is encoded by the coding sequence GTGGATATTATTCAAATTATTAAAAATAAAGTGCAGAATGTTTTTTCGATTGCAAGAAGCTTTTGTAGTGATGATTATATGTTTTATAAGGGTTTGAAGAATACTGATCTATTAATTTTTGATGATATATTTCCGCATCCGATATCTGGTTTTAGGTATGAAGAATTTACGGTACTATTAAAGCATTTTAAAAAATCTAAAATTATAGTCGAACCAACATCATATGCGATTGTAAATACTCCAATTGAAAACCATCAAAAACACATTTCGGAATTTATATTGCAAAACGTATCATTAAAAAAGAAAATAGTACGTAAAAAGAAATTGGTCAATATAAATACAAACTTGTTTTATTGTGTTTTCCTAAATAATATTTATAAAAATTTATGGTGGTTAGAGAAATACAAAATTCCGTTTGCTTTTACTTTGTATCCTGGAGGAGGATTTCAATTAGATAACACGATAAGTGATGAAAAATTAAAAAAAGTTCTTGAATCGCCGTTATTTCGTAAAGTTATCACAACTCAAAAAATAACCCAGAATTATTTAATTGAGAAAAACTTTTGTAGTTCGCAGAAAATAGAATTTATTTTTGGAGGGGTTGTCCCGCAAATATCCTTAAATAAAGATCTAACAAATAAAAAAACTTATTTAGTGAATAAGTTGACATTCGATATTTGTTTTTGCGCGGCTAAATACAGCCCAAAAGGAGAAGATAAAGGTTACGATGTATTTATAGAGTTTGCCAAAACCATAGTTGATAAATATGATTTTATAAATTTTCACATCATTGGAGGTTTTGATGAAAATGATATTGACGTTTCAAAACTTAAAGGAAAAATAAAGTTTTACGGATATCAAAATTTTGAAACTTTAGGTGTCATTTATCAAAATATGGATGTGTTGATTTCTCCAAATAAAGCATTTGTATTAAGTAAGGGCGCGTTCGATGGATTTCCGTTAGGTACGGTTGTCGAAGCGGCTTTAAATGGTGTTACGGTTTTAATTACTGATGAACTTAAACAGAATAGTACTTTTATTCCAAATGTAGATTTAATTTTGATAGATAGTAATTCTGATTCTATTAGGAATCATATTATCGATTTAATTGAAAACCCTGAAAAATTATATTCTATTTCTCAAAATGGTCAGCAAAAATTTCTTAAAGTTTATTCTAATGAAATCCAGATGAAACCAAGGATTTCTTTGTTACAGAATGAAATAGCCCAAAAATAA
- the rfbA gene encoding glucose-1-phosphate thymidylyltransferase RfbA, with protein MKGIILAGGSGTRLHPLTLAMSKQMMPVYDKPMIYYPLSTLMMSGINEILIISTPHDLPNFKKLLGDGSSLGCKFSYAEQAIPNGLAQAFVIGEEFIGKDDVALILGDNIFFGSNMQDLLKSNTKPKGGVVFAYHVSDPERYGVVEFDNDLNAISIEEKPIEPKSNYAVPGLYFYDNSVVEIAKNIAPSARGEYEITDVNKVYLDRDSLKVGILSRGTAWLDTGTFNSLMQAGQFVQVLEDRQGLKVGCIEEVAWRQGFLNDAELEELAKPLVKSGYGSYLIELLKQKKRGVKV; from the coding sequence ATGAAAGGAATTATTTTAGCAGGAGGCTCCGGCACAAGATTACATCCATTAACATTGGCAATGAGTAAGCAGATGATGCCTGTTTATGACAAACCAATGATTTATTATCCATTATCTACCCTGATGATGTCAGGAATCAATGAAATCTTAATTATATCGACACCGCATGATTTGCCTAATTTTAAAAAATTATTAGGTGATGGATCAAGTTTAGGTTGTAAGTTTAGCTATGCTGAACAAGCGATCCCAAATGGATTAGCGCAGGCTTTTGTTATTGGAGAAGAATTTATAGGTAAAGATGATGTTGCCTTAATACTAGGAGATAATATCTTTTTCGGCTCTAATATGCAAGATCTTTTGAAGTCGAATACAAAACCTAAAGGAGGTGTTGTATTTGCTTATCATGTTTCTGATCCGGAACGTTATGGTGTTGTTGAATTTGATAATGACTTAAATGCAATTTCTATTGAAGAAAAACCAATAGAGCCTAAATCAAATTACGCAGTTCCTGGTTTGTATTTTTATGATAATTCAGTTGTAGAAATTGCTAAGAATATTGCTCCAAGTGCTCGTGGAGAGTATGAAATTACGGATGTAAATAAGGTTTATTTGGACAGGGACTCTTTAAAAGTAGGTATCTTAAGTAGAGGAACAGCCTGGTTGGATACAGGAACTTTTAATAGTTTAATGCAGGCAGGACAATTTGTTCAGGTTTTGGAGGACAGACAGGGGCTTAAGGTTGGCTGTATAGAAGAGGTTGCATGGCGACAAGGATTCTTAAATGATGCCGAATTGGAGGAACTTGCAAAGCCTCTGGTCAAATCTGGATACGGGTCTTATTTGATAGAATTATTAAAACAAAAGAAAAGAGGTGTTAAAGTCTAA
- a CDS encoding ABC transporter ATP-binding protein, with the protein MIHDSQLEKDIILKAENVSKQYRLGQVGTGTLSHDINRWWHKIRGKENPYLKIGDTNDRSTKGNSDYVWALQDISFEVERGEVLGIIGKNGAGKSTLLKILSKVTAPTTGSIKSRGRIASLLEVGTGFNGEMTGRENIFLNGAILGMTKKEISSRLDEIIDFSGCERYIDTPVKRYSSGMTVRLAFAVAAFLEPEILVIDEVLAVGDAEFQKKAIGKMQDISKGEGRTVLFVSHNMAAVKQLCTRGIVLEQGMIKFQGNINEALDVYNSDSYECVTNVGWKIEDAPGNLNARITSIKLKSDNSFFLIEDQISLEIEYVNFIDNHSINCSISIFDDKESYVLASPNLQRVPLGKGTYRSVCVIPENLLNKGKYYFTIILVGNNFEIIAQLDKIISVDLEEEGTHRKDYFGYWGGVVRPYLNWENIQINR; encoded by the coding sequence ATGATTCACGATTCACAATTGGAAAAAGATATAATATTAAAAGCTGAAAACGTTTCTAAACAATATCGTTTAGGACAAGTAGGTACAGGGACCTTGAGTCATGACATCAATAGATGGTGGCACAAGATAAGAGGCAAAGAGAATCCTTATTTAAAAATTGGAGATACTAATGACCGCTCAACTAAAGGTAATTCAGATTATGTTTGGGCTTTGCAAGACATTAGTTTTGAAGTTGAGCGAGGAGAAGTTCTCGGAATTATTGGTAAAAACGGAGCAGGAAAATCAACACTTTTAAAGATACTGTCAAAAGTAACAGCTCCAACTACCGGTAGTATAAAATCTCGTGGCCGTATTGCCTCACTTCTTGAAGTAGGAACGGGTTTTAATGGTGAGATGACGGGAAGAGAAAATATTTTTTTAAATGGAGCCATTCTTGGAATGACTAAAAAAGAAATTTCTTCTAGGCTCGATGAAATTATTGATTTTTCAGGTTGTGAACGTTATATAGACACACCCGTAAAAAGATATAGTTCTGGAATGACAGTTCGTTTAGCCTTTGCTGTAGCTGCTTTTTTGGAACCTGAAATATTGGTTATTGATGAGGTTTTAGCCGTTGGTGATGCCGAGTTTCAGAAAAAGGCTATTGGAAAGATGCAGGATATTTCTAAAGGTGAGGGAAGAACTGTTTTATTTGTGAGCCATAATATGGCTGCAGTGAAACAATTGTGTACCAGAGGAATTGTTCTAGAACAAGGGATGATTAAATTTCAGGGAAATATTAATGAAGCTTTAGATGTTTACAATTCAGATTCATATGAATGTGTTACTAATGTAGGGTGGAAAATTGAAGATGCACCTGGAAACTTAAATGCCAGAATAACTTCTATCAAACTTAAATCAGATAATTCATTTTTTCTTATTGAAGATCAAATAAGCCTGGAAATAGAGTATGTCAATTTTATAGATAACCATTCAATTAATTGCTCAATTTCAATTTTTGATGATAAAGAATCTTACGTCTTAGCATCACCTAATTTACAACGAGTTCCTTTAGGAAAAGGAACTTATAGAAGTGTTTGTGTAATTCCTGAGAACCTTTTAAATAAAGGGAAATATTACTTTACTATAATCTTAGTTGGTAATAATTTTGAGATAATCGCACAACTTGACAAAATAATTTCAGTTGATCTGGAAGAGGAAGGAACTCATAGGAAAGATTATTTTGGTTATTGGGGAGGGGTTGTAAGGCCTTATTTAAATTGGGAAAATATTCAAATTAATAGATGA
- a CDS encoding ABC transporter permease, which translates to MNNNNSPNDWLFEITPKNKFFSLNLKEVWQYRDLLFLFVKRDVITVYKQTVLGPLWYLIQPLFTSVTFTIIFNNVAGIDTGKVPPFLFNLAGITVWNYFTTCLTGTSDTFKANAAIFGKVYFPRIITPLSVVISNLVKFGIQFLIFVGFYIFYYFQGADLSLNSLVLFFPILIIIMGILGLGLGMLISAMVTKYRDFSHLIGFGIQLLMYLSAVMYPMELIKDKLPSYGWLVEYNPLAYIIETARFMLLNVGGISVLGLVYTLVVTITVFFIGLLVFNKTEKSFIDTV; encoded by the coding sequence ATGAACAACAATAATAGCCCCAATGATTGGTTGTTTGAAATAACACCTAAGAATAAGTTCTTTTCGCTAAATTTAAAAGAAGTTTGGCAGTATCGTGACTTATTATTTCTTTTCGTAAAACGTGATGTCATCACGGTATATAAACAAACTGTTTTAGGCCCGCTTTGGTATCTCATTCAGCCATTATTTACTTCTGTAACCTTTACAATAATATTTAATAATGTTGCAGGTATTGATACAGGAAAGGTTCCGCCATTTTTATTTAATCTGGCAGGAATAACAGTTTGGAATTATTTTACAACTTGCCTGACCGGGACGTCGGATACTTTTAAGGCGAATGCTGCTATTTTTGGGAAAGTATATTTTCCGAGAATAATTACCCCTCTATCGGTTGTAATTTCAAATCTTGTAAAATTCGGAATTCAATTTCTGATTTTTGTTGGATTTTATATTTTCTATTATTTCCAAGGAGCTGATTTGAGTTTAAATAGTCTAGTTTTATTTTTCCCTATTTTAATAATCATAATGGGAATTTTAGGATTGGGCTTAGGAATGCTTATCTCTGCAATGGTGACAAAATATCGAGATTTTAGTCATTTAATTGGTTTTGGGATACAATTATTGATGTACTTGTCGGCAGTTATGTATCCTATGGAGCTTATTAAAGATAAATTACCTAGTTATGGTTGGCTAGTCGAATATAATCCATTAGCTTATATTATTGAGACCGCCCGTTTTATGTTATTGAACGTTGGAGGAATTTCGGTTTTAGGATTAGTCTATACTTTAGTTGTTACTATAACAGTATTTTTTATTGGACTTTTGGTTTTTAATAAAACGGAGAAAAGTTTTATAGATACTGTTTAA
- a CDS encoding polysaccharide biosynthesis protein — protein sequence MDTDKQTKIASLLLNLFSPRNLRASINNLSYLPRWIIVAIDIMVLIFSFTFTYMLFEGTALGYIVTSHQFFFVSSLIVTNIFFFWLFRTYSGIIRHSSYIDAIKLLFSQMSVLVFFLFFNLVFELYTGHKAFLNTALFINLVLSFCGLFLYRVIVKQTFELYFSEKTTTKLIRTVIYGTDANAISVANALKFETPSRFKIVGFVDKNNQNASKRMLDLPILILRKKLPALMRSVAAEGVIIADKSLSKDEQLIIVDQCLEFNYRVYTVPLISDWENQKEISQKVKNIQIEDLLERKPIVLDSKSISKQLKDKTVLITGAAGSIGSEIVRQVLGFNPKMVVILDHAETPLHNLCLETLTLGSESKIVAVIADVRSKKALEKVFKNYSPHVVFHAAAYKHVPLMEENPAQAIHTNIKGTKNLADLSCKYHVKKFVMVSTDKAVNPSNVMGASKRIAEKYVQSLFLKNQRENGGESVTKFITTRFGNVLGSNGSVVPLFTKQIAEGGPVTITHQDIIRYFMTIPEACQLVLEAGAMGNGGEIYIFDMGKPVKIIDLAKKMIKLAGFIPDKEIKIKIVGLRPGEKLYEELLNDTSKTLPTYHNKIMIAQEIQDEYENLHIEIDELIGIADFYDNEDIVAKMKKIVPEFKSMNSTFEVLDK from the coding sequence TTGGATACAGATAAACAAACCAAAATAGCTTCTTTATTGCTTAATTTATTCTCACCTAGGAATTTACGAGCGAGTATTAATAACCTTAGTTACTTGCCGAGATGGATTATTGTTGCCATAGATATAATGGTACTGATTTTCTCGTTTACTTTTACCTATATGCTGTTTGAAGGTACAGCACTGGGTTATATCGTTACTTCTCATCAGTTTTTCTTTGTTTCGAGTTTAATTGTTACCAATATATTTTTCTTTTGGTTGTTTAGAACTTATTCGGGTATTATTAGACACTCCTCTTATATTGATGCTATAAAATTGCTGTTTTCGCAAATGTCAGTTTTAGTGTTTTTCTTATTTTTCAATTTAGTTTTTGAATTATATACAGGGCATAAAGCATTTTTAAATACGGCTCTTTTTATCAATTTAGTATTGTCGTTTTGTGGGTTGTTTTTATATAGGGTGATTGTTAAGCAAACATTCGAACTTTATTTCTCTGAAAAAACAACCACAAAGTTAATTCGCACAGTAATTTATGGAACAGATGCCAATGCAATTTCGGTTGCTAATGCACTGAAGTTTGAAACTCCTTCGCGATTTAAAATTGTAGGTTTTGTAGATAAAAACAATCAGAATGCATCTAAGAGAATGCTGGATTTGCCTATTCTGATTTTAAGAAAAAAATTGCCGGCTCTAATGCGTTCTGTGGCTGCCGAAGGTGTTATTATTGCTGATAAGAGTTTATCTAAAGATGAACAATTAATCATTGTAGATCAATGTTTGGAGTTCAATTATAGAGTATATACAGTTCCATTGATTTCGGATTGGGAGAATCAAAAAGAAATTTCTCAAAAAGTAAAAAATATTCAGATTGAAGATTTATTAGAAAGAAAACCTATTGTTTTAGATAGTAAATCAATTTCTAAACAATTAAAAGACAAAACCGTTTTAATTACCGGGGCAGCGGGATCTATAGGTAGTGAAATAGTGAGACAGGTTCTTGGTTTTAACCCTAAAATGGTAGTCATTTTAGATCATGCCGAAACCCCGCTTCATAATTTGTGTTTGGAAACATTGACGTTAGGTTCTGAATCAAAAATAGTGGCAGTAATTGCGGATGTAAGAAGCAAAAAAGCACTGGAAAAAGTTTTCAAAAATTATAGCCCTCATGTTGTTTTTCATGCAGCCGCATACAAACATGTTCCGTTAATGGAAGAAAATCCTGCACAGGCAATTCATACCAATATTAAAGGAACTAAGAACTTAGCAGATTTATCCTGTAAATATCACGTCAAAAAATTTGTCATGGTTTCAACAGATAAAGCGGTGAATCCTAGCAATGTTATGGGAGCGAGTAAAAGAATTGCTGAAAAGTATGTTCAATCCTTGTTCTTGAAAAATCAGAGAGAAAATGGAGGGGAAAGCGTTACTAAATTTATCACGACGCGTTTCGGAAACGTTTTAGGATCCAATGGATCAGTAGTCCCGTTGTTTACCAAACAAATTGCTGAGGGTGGTCCGGTTACTATAACGCATCAGGATATTATTCGTTATTTTATGACTATTCCCGAAGCTTGCCAATTAGTTTTAGAAGCTGGTGCAATGGGTAACGGAGGTGAGATTTATATTTTTGATATGGGTAAGCCTGTAAAGATTATAGATTTGGCTAAAAAGATGATTAAACTGGCAGGTTTTATTCCGGATAAGGAAATAAAGATTAAAATTGTTGGTTTGCGACCTGGAGAGAAACTCTATGAAGAGTTATTAAATGATACTTCTAAAACATTACCAACTTATCATAATAAGATTATGATTGCTCAGGAAATTCAAGATGAGTACGAAAACCTGCATATCGAGATCGATGAGCTTATCGGAATAGCTGATTTTTATGATAATGAAGATATTGTTGCTAAAATGAAAAAAATTGTTCCTGAATTTAAAAGTATGAATTCTACTTTTGAGGTTTTGGATAAGTAA